The Lachnospiraceae bacterium oral taxon 500 genome window below encodes:
- a CDS encoding lytic transglycosylase domain-containing protein, which translates to MRRTKKRQAMIKRAIATAVAVVLIVGAFFWGKSVGGSKNKEGAPDITVTPIAEEKQVTTPESKKESPEVAHGDPDNNTYPYSIMSADWGSEPYNEGYSYYTIPNGYKLNGGLFPEVAQVYLWSLCKEAGVDYYMALALIETESGYRYDATGDSGNSKGLMQIYEKFHKDRMERLGVRDLYNPYENMRVGIDVIKEIQDRYLESSGAHCVLMVYNMGVSGAKSLWDQEIFSTEYSRKILERAEEIKQELQDK; encoded by the coding sequence ATGAGGAGAACTAAGAAACGGCAGGCGATGATTAAAAGGGCGATAGCTACCGCAGTAGCAGTAGTGCTCATAGTGGGAGCGTTTTTCTGGGGGAAATCGGTTGGAGGATCGAAAAATAAGGAGGGGGCTCCAGACATAACCGTTACACCGATTGCGGAGGAGAAACAGGTAACTACTCCAGAGAGTAAAAAGGAAAGCCCAGAGGTAGCTCACGGGGATCCAGATAATAATACTTATCCTTACTCGATTATGAGTGCAGACTGGGGATCAGAGCCTTATAACGAGGGGTACTCATACTACACCATTCCTAACGGATACAAGCTAAACGGAGGGCTTTTCCCAGAGGTAGCTCAGGTATATCTCTGGAGCTTATGTAAAGAGGCTGGGGTGGATTATTATATGGCACTTGCTCTCATAGAAACAGAGAGCGGGTATAGATACGATGCCACAGGCGATAGTGGGAACTCTAAAGGACTTATGCAGATATATGAGAAATTCCATAAGGATCGTATGGAACGCTTGGGGGTAAGGGATCTCTATAATCCGTATGAAAATATGAGAGTAGGGATAGATGTTATCAAGGAAATACAGGATAGATACCTTGAGAGTAGCGGAGCTCACTGTGTTTTGATGGTTTACAATATGGGGGTATCTGGAGCTAAAAGTCTTTGGGATCAAGAAATATTTAGTACAGAGTATAGCAGGAAAATACTTGAGCGAGCAGAGGAAATAAAGCAGGAATTACAGGATAAATAA
- a CDS encoding recombinase RecA has protein sequence MAEIDNLIAEVNKKYKTDIIRKASDLKISEFIPYTSPQMNYLTRGGIPVGRMVQLVGLPQSGKTTTALDIISNYQKKDKTRYTVYLDAENTLEKEWGEIIGVDWGRVILIQPEAEYGEQLLDMLLDYIKSGKAGLVVLDSVPFIVPKAVQEKGLDEKSYGGNSALIKSFCDKVVPLLHKNSCTFLALNQLRENIGNPYKPYKIPCGTALAHACSQILWFTKGSLLDEKGNETSSNYGTPSGNLISVKMEKNKVTKNDRRLGTYTLNYFMGVDEIKDTIDMGIVLSIIQQSGAWFTLTLKDGKEKKLQGRAGVQEFFASEKKELEHLRKRVYEATV, from the coding sequence ATGGCGGAGATAGATAACCTCATAGCAGAGGTAAATAAGAAGTACAAGACGGATATAATCCGAAAAGCCAGCGATCTTAAGATAAGCGAGTTTATCCCTTACACCTCTCCTCAGATGAACTACTTAACAAGGGGAGGCATACCAGTAGGGCGTATGGTACAGCTTGTAGGGCTCCCTCAGAGCGGAAAGACTACCACAGCTTTAGATATTATCTCTAACTATCAGAAAAAGGATAAGACGAGGTACACGGTATATCTGGATGCAGAGAATACTCTGGAGAAAGAGTGGGGCGAGATAATCGGCGTAGACTGGGGCAGAGTTATCCTAATACAGCCAGAGGCGGAGTACGGAGAGCAGTTACTTGATATGCTCTTAGATTATATCAAGAGCGGAAAGGCAGGGCTTGTAGTCTTAGACAGCGTACCGTTTATCGTTCCAAAGGCGGTACAGGAGAAAGGACTTGATGAGAAAAGTTACGGAGGAAACAGTGCTCTTATTAAGAGCTTTTGCGATAAAGTAGTACCGTTACTACATAAGAACTCCTGTACCTTTTTAGCCCTTAATCAGCTCAGAGAGAATATCGGAAATCCTTACAAGCCTTATAAGATACCTTGCGGAACAGCCTTAGCTCACGCTTGTAGCCAGATTCTTTGGTTTACAAAAGGTTCACTACTGGACGAAAAGGGCAACGAAACAAGTAGTAACTATGGAACGCCGAGCGGGAACTTAATCAGCGTGAAGATGGAAAAAAATAAGGTTACTAAAAACGATCGTAGGCTTGGAACATACACTCTTAATTATTTTATGGGGGTAGATGAGATAAAGGATACTATTGATATGGGCATCGTGTTATCCATTATCCAGCAGAGCGGGGCGTGGTTTACCCTTACCCTTAAGGATGGAAAAGAGAAAAAGTTGCAGGGCAGAGCGGGAGTGCAGGAGTTTTTTGCCTCAGAAAAGAAAGAGCTGGAACACCTTAGAAAACGGGTATATGAGGCTACTGTGTAA
- a CDS encoding nucleotide pyrophosphohydrolase, with amino-acid sequence MIGKDYVKMAMVTNDGRANKRIINKLNSEKYDVGGVLNGCLGLSGEAGETLDMIKKWVFHEKELDVEHLKKELGDVMWYMAMICHSMGFDLDEILQMNIEKLRARYPQGFDVARANNREEGDV; translated from the coding sequence ATGATAGGAAAAGATTATGTAAAGATGGCTATGGTTACGAACGATGGCAGAGCTAACAAGCGTATTATCAATAAACTCAACTCTGAGAAGTATGATGTAGGAGGAGTGCTTAACGGATGCTTAGGTTTATCTGGAGAGGCGGGAGAAACTCTGGATATGATTAAAAAGTGGGTATTCCACGAAAAAGAGCTTGATGTAGAACATCTTAAGAAAGAGCTGGGGGATGTGATGTGGTATATGGCTATGATTTGCCACTCTATGGGGTTTGACCTTGACGAGATCCTCCAGATGAACATTGAAAAATTGAGAGCCAGATACCCGCAGGGGTTTGATGTAGCCAGAGCTAATAACAGAGAGGAGGGAGATGTGTAA
- a CDS encoding penicillin-binding protein-related factor A, recombinase, which translates to MVVGKGIGKVFENEIKESFPKDFYIERYKDDTAGFYGVSNPADYRIYKFPYTFLLELKTHKGRSIPLTKIRDNQIKGMARAVEHKGIYAGFILNFRDLEETYYVSVMEMVAFINSKERKSIPVEWCRDSGLRIEQIKKRVRYSYNLAEWLGRYFNE; encoded by the coding sequence GTGGTAGTGGGAAAAGGAATAGGAAAAGTATTTGAAAATGAGATAAAAGAGAGTTTCCCGAAAGATTTTTATATTGAAAGGTACAAGGATGATACCGCTGGATTTTATGGAGTATCTAATCCAGCGGACTATCGGATTTATAAATTCCCTTATACATTCTTACTGGAACTTAAAACGCACAAAGGCAGGAGTATCCCTCTTACTAAGATCCGAGATAACCAGATAAAAGGGATGGCGAGGGCAGTAGAGCATAAAGGTATTTATGCGGGATTTATTCTAAACTTTAGAGATTTAGAGGAAACTTACTATGTATCAGTTATGGAAATGGTAGCCTTTATAAACTCAAAAGAGAGGAAAAGCATACCAGTAGAATGGTGTAGGGATAGTGGGTTAAGGATAGAGCAGATTAAAAAGAGAGTAAGATATTCATATAATTTAGCAGAATGGTTAGGGAGGTATTTTAATGAGTAG
- a CDS encoding DNA methyltransferase: MFNNDFYPTPQGLIDKMLDGVDFYRLRSVLEPSAGKGDLAEGIKRAYDAKIGSSWRGKSELDLDVIEIEPELQMILKGKEFRVVHDDFLSYSTFKQYDLIISNPPFSQGAKHLLKMLEMQSRAGGAIICLLNAETLKNPYSVERKALLQKLTDYNATIDYIEDAFIDAERTTGVEIALVKVAIPKEEKVSFIFEETLKKAKDLEYKEQEDPEATSLVENDFLRAFVKQYEVEVEAGVKLIDEYNAMKPHILNSFDNDGYSKPILELSLNGVGNSLSYNNFVKSVRMKYWKALFSNPKFTGRLTSKLLSEYQSRVQELAEYEFSLYNITTIRVEMFKGVIKGVEDTILELFEDFSHKYHYLDETSKNIHYFNGWKTNKSWVINKKVIIPLNAFRHWSWDKSCEYEPDKHEVQRKLSDIEKVFNYLDGGRAGSVDLHSALVQAKSKGITKKIQLKYFTVTFFKKGTCHIEFTNLELLKKFNIFGAQNRNWLPPHYGKKGYDEMSKEEQAVIDEFEGKAEYEKVMRDSSYYLASIDKMLMIEG; the protein is encoded by the coding sequence ATGTTTAATAATGATTTTTATCCTACTCCGCAGGGCTTAATTGATAAGATGCTGGACGGAGTAGATTTTTATAGATTGAGATCCGTATTAGAGCCATCGGCGGGTAAGGGAGATTTAGCAGAGGGAATAAAAAGGGCGTATGATGCTAAAATAGGCTCAAGTTGGAGAGGAAAGAGCGAGCTGGATTTAGATGTGATAGAAATAGAGCCAGAGCTTCAGATGATCCTCAAGGGGAAAGAGTTTAGAGTAGTACACGATGACTTTTTAAGTTATAGTACTTTTAAGCAGTATGATCTCATTATAAGTAATCCACCATTTTCTCAAGGAGCTAAGCACTTATTAAAAATGCTGGAAATGCAGAGCAGAGCGGGAGGGGCTATTATTTGCTTACTCAATGCAGAAACTCTTAAAAATCCATACTCAGTGGAGAGGAAAGCCTTACTCCAAAAGCTAACAGATTATAATGCAACGATAGACTATATTGAGGATGCTTTTATAGATGCGGAGAGAACTACAGGAGTAGAGATAGCACTTGTAAAAGTAGCAATACCGAAAGAAGAAAAGGTATCTTTTATCTTTGAGGAAACTCTAAAAAAAGCGAAAGACTTGGAGTATAAAGAGCAGGAAGATCCAGAGGCTACTAGCTTGGTAGAGAATGATTTTTTAAGGGCTTTTGTAAAGCAGTACGAGGTAGAAGTAGAGGCGGGAGTAAAGCTCATAGATGAGTACAATGCTATGAAACCTCACATACTTAACAGTTTTGATAATGATGGATACTCTAAGCCGATACTTGAGTTAAGCCTAAACGGAGTAGGAAATTCTTTATCCTACAATAATTTTGTAAAATCGGTAAGGATGAAATACTGGAAAGCCCTGTTTAGTAATCCTAAATTTACAGGCAGGCTAACAAGTAAACTCTTATCAGAATATCAGAGTAGGGTACAAGAGTTGGCGGAGTATGAATTTTCTCTTTATAACATCACTACTATTAGAGTAGAAATGTTTAAAGGGGTAATCAAGGGAGTAGAGGATACTATCTTAGAACTATTTGAAGATTTTAGCCATAAGTATCACTACTTGGATGAAACCAGTAAAAATATCCATTATTTCAATGGTTGGAAAACTAATAAGAGCTGGGTAATCAATAAGAAAGTTATTATCCCTCTCAATGCTTTTAGACATTGGAGCTGGGATAAGAGTTGCGAGTATGAGCCAGATAAGCACGAGGTGCAGAGAAAGCTATCCGATATAGAGAAAGTATTTAATTATCTGGATGGAGGGCGTGCAGGTAGCGTAGATCTACATTCGGCACTTGTGCAGGCTAAGTCTAAAGGAATAACGAAGAAAATACAGCTTAAGTATTTTACAGTAACATTTTTCAAAAAGGGTACTTGCCACATTGAATTTACTAATCTGGAGCTACTCAAAAAGTTTAATATCTTTGGAGCTCAAAATAGGAACTGGCTACCTCCTCATTACGGTAAAAAGGGGTACGATGAGATGAGCAAAGAGGAGCAGGCGGTAATAGATGAGTTTGAGGGTAAGGCAGAGTATGAAAAAGTAATGAGAGATAGTAGTTATTATCTGGCGAGTATAGATAAGATGCTAATGATCGAGGGATAA
- a CDS encoding phosphoadenosine phosphosulfate reductase, whose amino-acid sequence MTNDFLKLAAQNLIIYDAFIKCDGILKTHKNIAMSISGGKDSDIVLDIVHKLDKEKKCRYIFFDTGIEYRATKEHLKYLEQKYNIKIERFRPKKSVIKSCQEHGQPLLSKYVSEMISRLQKHGFKWEDQSFEELILKYPKCKVAIGWWTNYHKSDQFNIRRNKGLKEFILKKNGVDFKVSVKCCDYAKKNVSKNFVKQNSIDLMITGIRKAEGGIRSSAYRTCYDEKGHYRPIFWFKNSDIEEYEKIFDIKHSDCYEVYGLKRTGCAGCPFVKNLKQELEVIEEFEKSLSFAVNRCFEKSYEFTKKYKAEYRSL is encoded by the coding sequence ATGACAAATGATTTTTTAAAATTAGCAGCGCAAAATTTAATAATTTATGATGCGTTTATTAAGTGTGATGGGATTCTAAAAACTCACAAAAATATAGCCATGTCAATCTCTGGTGGAAAAGATTCGGATATTGTGTTAGATATTGTGCATAAACTTGATAAGGAAAAGAAATGCAGATATATTTTCTTTGATACAGGCATCGAATATCGTGCAACAAAAGAGCATTTAAAATATCTTGAACAAAAATATAATATCAAAATTGAACGTTTTAGACCTAAAAAATCAGTTATAAAATCTTGCCAAGAACACGGACAACCGCTTCTTTCAAAATACGTTTCAGAGATGATAAGCAGATTGCAAAAGCATGGCTTTAAATGGGAAGATCAATCATTTGAAGAACTCATTTTAAAATATCCAAAGTGTAAAGTTGCAATAGGGTGGTGGACGAATTATCACAAAAGTGATCAATTCAACATTAGGCGTAACAAAGGCTTAAAAGAATTTATTTTAAAAAAAAACGGGGTTGATTTTAAAGTTTCTGTGAAATGTTGCGACTATGCAAAAAAGAATGTATCAAAAAATTTTGTTAAACAAAACAGCATTGATTTAATGATTACTGGAATTAGAAAAGCTGAAGGCGGTATCAGATCAAGTGCTTACAGAACTTGCTATGATGAAAAAGGACATTATAGACCGATTTTCTGGTTTAAAAATTCTGATATTGAAGAATATGAAAAGATTTTTGATATCAAACATTCTGATTGTTACGAAGTTTATGGTTTGAAAAGAACTGGTTGCGCAGGGTGTCCGTTTGTGAAAAATCTTAAACAAGAACTTGAAGTGATAGAAGAATTTGAAAAGTCTTTAAGTTTTGCGGTAAATCGTTGTTTTGAAAAATCCTATGAGTTTACAAAAAAATACAAGGCAGAATATAGAAGTCTATGA
- a CDS encoding DNA polymerase I codes for MSRDTIKIDMSREVVELNDLSARLAHKKVTNIAVKRNLTALKKSLEVINELVKSGRLKPEGEYEVIRTPERLKEFMETYVNGIGEYVLDIESTGLDVYNDILVGICIYNPDLPSAYVPFNHTDLQNIRVPNQMTEEQVKEIMLPYLANDSLKCINHHIKFDDKMLTFNWRQRIANVWWDTNIAGWVLNENEKHGLKPLYNKYILNGEGSDEDFSDLFEGIPCNYIPIEIFAIYGANDGFKTWAVYQFQKEYLREDHPRADFRRLYYVFREVEMPLIDVCMDMELRGVEIREDYAKELSIKFNEEMAEKEALCDAYVSKFDKFIEENSTLMRLTKGTKKINYNSSQQVASLLYDVFQLKSVSRKEPRGTGDKIIQLHRNKAKKAGTKKGQEFIEFLDNYQRYKECGKLLGTYVDKIPAVKCEKTNAVHTTFNQYGAVTGRFSSSDSVTKINLQNIPSHDKSIRKIFKARDGYKLVGGDFSQIEPRVLSFFSEDEAMQEAYREGKDLYAIMGSKVYGVPYEDCREFYPDGTVNAEGKHRRTTMKSVLLGIMYERGAKAIGEQFDKSPEWAQKLIDDFYKSFPKIQQFRLKVEKMAEEFGFVTTVCGRKRRLPDMQLPNKDDYRYQEAHRQSLNSVIQGSSADIMKLSMIAIYRDPRYKELDCNMIITVHDELIMEVPEENIKAGAELLTETMKRVGHDLIHLPMSVDAEVNSYWYGENLAEDYGI; via the coding sequence ATGAGTAGGGATACGATTAAGATAGATATGAGCAGAGAGGTGGTAGAGCTTAACGATCTTAGTGCAAGGCTGGCTCATAAGAAAGTAACTAACATTGCAGTAAAAAGAAACCTCACAGCTCTTAAAAAGAGCTTAGAGGTAATCAACGAGCTTGTAAAAAGTGGCAGATTAAAGCCAGAGGGCGAGTACGAGGTTATTAGAACTCCAGAGAGATTAAAGGAGTTTATGGAGACTTATGTAAACGGTATCGGGGAGTATGTTCTGGATATAGAGAGTACGGGGCTTGATGTATATAACGATATACTGGTAGGTATCTGTATTTATAATCCAGATTTACCGAGTGCCTATGTGCCTTTTAACCATACCGACCTACAGAATATCAGAGTACCTAATCAAATGACAGAGGAGCAGGTAAAGGAAATTATGCTCCCTTACTTAGCAAATGATAGCCTTAAGTGTATAAACCATCATATTAAATTCGATGATAAGATGCTTACTTTTAACTGGAGGCAGAGGATTGCTAATGTATGGTGGGATACCAATATTGCAGGCTGGGTACTCAATGAGAACGAAAAGCACGGACTTAAGCCATTGTATAACAAGTATATCCTCAATGGCGAGGGATCAGATGAGGACTTTTCAGATTTATTCGAGGGTATTCCTTGTAACTACATTCCGATTGAGATATTTGCAATTTACGGGGCGAACGATGGCTTTAAGACTTGGGCGGTATATCAATTCCAGAAAGAATATTTAAGAGAGGATCATCCGAGAGCGGACTTTAGGAGGCTCTATTATGTATTTAGAGAGGTTGAGATGCCCCTTATAGATGTATGTATGGATATGGAGCTTAGAGGCGTAGAGATAAGGGAGGATTATGCGAAAGAGCTCTCTATCAAGTTTAACGAAGAAATGGCGGAAAAAGAGGCTTTATGTGATGCTTATGTATCTAAGTTTGATAAATTTATAGAGGAAAATTCTACTCTTATGAGGCTTACCAAAGGCACAAAGAAGATAAACTATAATAGCTCTCAGCAGGTAGCAAGCCTCTTATATGATGTGTTCCAGCTCAAGAGTGTAAGTCGAAAAGAGCCGAGAGGTACAGGAGATAAGATTATCCAGCTCCATAGAAATAAAGCGAAAAAGGCGGGAACGAAAAAGGGGCAGGAGTTTATAGAGTTTTTAGATAACTACCAGAGATACAAAGAGTGCGGAAAGCTCTTAGGAACTTATGTAGACAAGATACCAGCGGTAAAATGTGAGAAAACTAACGCCGTACATACTACTTTTAACCAGTACGGAGCGGTTACAGGGCGTTTCTCCTCCTCTGATAGTGTTACTAAGATTAACCTCCAGAATATTCCGAGCCACGATAAGAGTATCCGTAAGATATTCAAAGCGAGAGATGGATATAAGCTAGTAGGCGGAGATTTTAGCCAGATTGAGCCACGAGTACTCTCATTCTTTAGCGAAGATGAGGCGATGCAGGAGGCATACAGAGAGGGTAAAGATTTATACGCTATTATGGGATCTAAGGTATATGGAGTACCTTATGAGGATTGTAGAGAGTTTTATCCAGATGGTACCGTAAATGCTGAAGGAAAGCACAGGCGTACAACGATGAAAAGTGTTCTCTTAGGAATAATGTACGAGCGTGGGGCGAAAGCGATAGGAGAGCAGTTTGATAAATCTCCAGAGTGGGCTCAAAAGCTCATAGATGATTTTTATAAGAGTTTTCCTAAGATCCAGCAATTTAGGCTTAAGGTGGAAAAGATGGCGGAGGAGTTTGGCTTTGTTACTACTGTATGTGGTAGAAAACGCAGGCTCCCAGATATGCAGTTACCTAACAAGGATGATTATAGGTATCAAGAGGCACATAGGCAGAGCCTTAACTCAGTTATACAGGGTAGCTCAGCCGATATTATGAAACTCTCAATGATTGCAATTTATAGAGATCCACGCTATAAGGAGCTGGATTGCAATATGATTATAACCGTACACGATGAGCTGATTATGGAGGTACCAGAGGAGAACATTAAGGCAGGGGCAGAACTACTCACGGAAACGATGAAACGAGTAGGGCACGATCTTATCCATCTCCCTATGAGTGTGGATGCTGAGGTAAATTCGTACTGGTACGGGGAGAATTTGGCGGAGGATTATGGCATATAG
- a CDS encoding sigma-70 family RNA polymerase sigma factor, which translates to MNKGFTNEMLVKNYKDSRDESYLAELIKQNTPLLRILVTPYLSSIPHSEYEDLIAESYMPMLKAIEDFDEARGLAFTTLLKAYVRQNLNRLYNEATRKKRYTGSAPVSYEALTEINKEGGCEMDSYFTVECADVKDFEFQDLINSLSLNDKEQVAVTILMDGGSKGEVAKALNCTPATANYYFKSIRKKFVLAGVSL; encoded by the coding sequence ATGAATAAAGGATTTACAAATGAAATGTTAGTTAAAAACTACAAGGATAGCAGAGATGAAAGCTATTTAGCCGAGCTCATTAAGCAGAATACACCGCTTTTAAGAATTTTGGTAACACCTTACCTTAGCTCAATTCCACATAGCGAGTATGAGGATTTGATCGCAGAGAGCTATATGCCAATGCTTAAGGCGATTGAGGACTTTGACGAGGCAAGAGGCTTAGCATTTACTACTCTCCTTAAAGCGTATGTAAGGCAAAACCTTAACCGTCTGTATAACGAGGCTACCCGCAAAAAGAGATATACAGGATCTGCTCCAGTATCTTATGAGGCTCTTACAGAGATTAACAAAGAGGGCGGATGTGAGATGGATAGCTACTTTACGGTAGAGTGTGCAGATGTTAAAGATTTTGAGTTTCAAGACCTTATTAACAGCTTATCCCTCAATGATAAGGAGCAGGTAGCGGTAACGATCCTTATGGACGGGGGCTCTAAGGGGGAAGTTGCAAAGGCTCTTAATTGTACTCCAGCAACAGCCAACTACTACTTTAAGAGTATCAGAAAAAAGTTTGTTTTAGCAGGAGTTTCTCTCTAA
- a CDS encoding DNA primase, with the protein MITVWKVPIVATVEQVLKDIKLQLYGSGLLREVKDTGSDLMCTCPFHGGGKERNPSCGVSKAEKSVNGKTYEAGTVHCFTCGYTADLPQFTADMLRLRNSLEGYKWLVGRYNYSTKEREPLQLNLYRGEEKSTSSMDEELEEKYTQALLDSPEACEYLHKRKIANWILPAFRLGFDGDDSTILFPVRSMDGKIAFYKGRSIKGKHFYNAKDIDKSSKVFGLWELCNGHFESGIATSESEIWLTESEIDALTLISYGKYAVAIMGSHISDEQCRELERAPFRKYILATDNDEAGRKGAQQIKRLLIPKGFRFTNLKWNTQLKDINDLAKEYGGSLFDYLTGY; encoded by the coding sequence ATGATTACGGTATGGAAAGTGCCCATTGTAGCTACCGTAGAGCAAGTACTCAAGGATATAAAACTCCAGCTATACGGTAGTGGGCTACTCAGAGAGGTAAAGGATACAGGCTCAGATCTTATGTGTACTTGCCCATTTCACGGAGGCGGTAAGGAGCGTAATCCATCGTGCGGAGTGAGTAAGGCAGAGAAAAGCGTAAACGGTAAGACATACGAGGCAGGAACAGTACATTGTTTCACTTGTGGATATACAGCAGATTTACCGCAATTTACCGCCGATATGCTGAGGCTTAGAAACTCTTTGGAGGGCTACAAGTGGCTGGTAGGTAGATATAACTACTCAACGAAAGAGAGAGAGCCTTTACAACTAAACCTCTACAGAGGAGAGGAAAAGAGTACAAGCTCAATGGATGAAGAGCTGGAGGAAAAGTACACGCAGGCACTCTTAGACAGTCCAGAGGCGTGTGAGTATCTCCACAAACGAAAGATAGCCAACTGGATCCTACCAGCGTTTAGGCTGGGCTTTGACGGGGATGATAGCACAATCCTTTTCCCAGTTAGGAGTATGGATGGGAAAATCGCTTTTTACAAGGGCAGGAGCATTAAAGGCAAACATTTCTATAACGCTAAGGATATAGACAAAAGCTCTAAAGTGTTCGGGCTCTGGGAACTCTGTAACGGGCATTTTGAGAGCGGGATAGCTACATCAGAGAGTGAGATATGGCTCACAGAGAGCGAGATAGATGCCTTAACTCTTATCTCTTACGGAAAGTACGCAGTAGCGATTATGGGTTCTCATATCTCAGATGAACAGTGCAGAGAACTGGAGCGAGCTCCATTCAGAAAATACATCTTAGCCACAGATAACGATGAGGCGGGAAGAAAAGGAGCTCAGCAGATTAAAAGGCTCTTAATCCCCAAAGGTTTCAGATTTACCAATCTCAAGTGGAATACCCAGTTAAAAGACATCAATGATTTAGCCAAAGAGTACGGAGGTAGCTTGTTTGACTACCTCACAGGATATTAA
- a CDS encoding XRE family transcriptional regulator, with the protein MGFFEMKWRLVACRMQNGYSQKEVAQLLGVTEKTIISWELGKTAPNIAMGQKISEVYGIPLAYIDFTKEGNRLALKDRAQSKGITL; encoded by the coding sequence ATGGGATTTTTTGAGATGAAATGGAGATTAGTAGCTTGCAGGATGCAGAATGGCTATTCTCAGAAAGAGGTAGCTCAGCTACTGGGTGTAACAGAGAAAACAATTATAAGCTGGGAGCTGGGAAAGACCGCTCCTAATATAGCGATGGGGCAGAAAATAAGTGAGGTTTACGGTATTCCGTTGGCTTACATTGATTTTACGAAAGAGGGTAACAGGTTGGCACTAAAAGACAGAGCTCAAAGTAAAGGGATAACTCTCTAA
- a CDS encoding transcriptional regulator, producing MVSSKDIAEVLGKRHDNLLRAIRKYCEALGGSAESHFIPQGEGKKPTYEVTLAGCELIAGRMVGQAGDIFRAWYKNKFDIPEEVAPVPVVDEKLFTVAEIAEQLRVSERSVYRNIQMGKLEAVEKEILVPTVKKFVTPEALEKFKAEKEGC from the coding sequence ATGGTAAGCAGTAAGGACATAGCGGAAGTGCTTGGAAAAAGGCACGATAACCTCCTCCGAGCTATCCGTAAGTACTGTGAGGCTTTAGGAGGGAGTGCAGAAAGTCATTTTATCCCGCAGGGCGAGGGTAAAAAACCAACTTATGAGGTAACGCTGGCGGGGTGCGAACTTATAGCGGGTAGAATGGTCGGGCAGGCTGGAGATATTTTTAGAGCTTGGTATAAAAACAAGTTTGATATTCCAGAGGAAGTAGCTCCCGTGCCTGTAGTAGATGAAAAATTATTTACTGTAGCAGAGATAGCCGAACAGCTTAGAGTAAGTGAGAGATCGGTTTACCGCAATATCCAGATGGGTAAGCTGGAGGCGGTAGAAAAGGAGATATTGGTACCGACTGTTAAGAAGTTTGTAACTCCAGAGGCTTTAGAGAAATTTAAGGCGGAAAAGGAGGGCTGTTAA